Proteins encoded by one window of Epinephelus moara isolate mb chromosome 18, YSFRI_EMoa_1.0, whole genome shotgun sequence:
- the LOC126405711 gene encoding plexin domain-containing protein 1-like, producing the protein MCFSLVMLFLCLAQTELARVWAQQQTDNWYSVTTQQHEEPTGGDSHPHRAQRLSLGRARFSRAVLGGGLAINTLPDNMTRVVEDSGKYYTWRSIGPEDPRTQELWVDMSDVRHGQVRVHGILSNAYKQAVRVALTFDFPFYGHYLRQITIATGGFIFTGDITHRMLTATQYIAPLMANFDPSHSKESTVQYLDNGEVFVVQWERVRLSGKESEGAFTFQAALYKTGAITFIYRDIPLSLDVIGSAEHPVKAGLSDAFMVTPTSPESPDAQRQAIYEYHRVEIDTTKITSYSAVEFTPLPTCLQHDSCELCLSSNQTSGCSWCHVLQRCSDGMDRHRQEWLDYACSEESKNATCEDYSRGDSSTASSITSEMEDVTSLTPLQKSCESDDETKRHIFNTGNDVRTDSSTKNAGFANTGVIAGIAAALVLLLALILVALYINYHPTAASPLYLIQRRKSYWPSLKFQKKQPGYTEVEGEGHEKDSIVEAGPC; encoded by the exons ATGTGTTTCAGTTTGGTGATGCTTTTcctctgtctcgcccaaacagAGCTGGCAAGAGTTTGGGCTCAACAGCAAACAG aCAATTGGTACAGTGTGACCACACAGCAGCATGAAGAGCCAACCGGAGGAGACAGTCATCCTCACAGAGCTCAGAGGTTATCCTTAGGCCGCGCTAGGTTCAGCAGGGCGGTCCTGGGTGGAGGACTCGCCATCAACACCCTGCCAGACAACATGACACGCGTAGTG GAGGATTCTGGGAAGTATTACACATGGCGTAGCATTGGCCCAGAGGACCCGCGCACACAGGAACTATGGGTTGACATGAGTGACGTCCGGCATGGCCAAGTTAGAGTCCATGGCATTCTGTCAAATGCATACAAACAGGCTGTG AGGGTTGCTCTGACGTTTGACTTTCCATTCTACGGACATTACCTGAGGCAGATTACCATAGCAACAGGAG GGTTTATCTTCACAGGGGACATTACTCACCGTATGCTGACCGCAACACAGTACATCGCCCCTCTAATGGCTAATTTTGACCCCAGCCACTCCAAAGAATCCACTGTGCAGTACTTGGATAATG GTGAGGTGTTTGTGGTCCAGTGGGAGCGGGTCAGACTGTCAGGAAAAGAGTCAGAGGGAGCCTTCACATTTCAGGCCGCGCTTTACAAAACAGGAGCCATCACGTTCATCTACCGAGAT ATACCTCTGTCACTAGATGTGATTGGTTCAGCTGAGCACCCAGTGAAGGCCGGTTTGTCTGATGCCTTCATGGTCACGCCAACTTCTCCTGAATCACCAG ATGCCCAACGGCAGGCAATTTATGAGTACCATCGGGTTGAGATAGACACTACAAAGATCACCAGCTACTCTGCTGTCGAGTTCACTCCACTGCCCA CCTGCCTGCAGCATGACAGCTGTGAGCTCTGCCTCTCATCCAACCAAACCTCTGGTTGTAGCTGGTGCCATGTACTCCAGAG gtgttcAGATGGCATGGATAGACACAGACAAGAATGGTTGGACTACGCCTGTTCAGAAGAG AGCAAAAATGCAACCTGTGAGGATTACTCCAGGGGTGACAGCTCCACTGCTTCGTCTATCACATCAGAGATGGAGGACGTGACCTCATTGACTCCTCTGCAAAAAAGCTGTGAAAGTGACG ATGAGACCAAACGTCATATATTTAACACTGGCAATG ATGTGAGGACAGATTCGTCAACCAAGAATGCCGGGTTCGCTAACACAGGAGTGATAGCCGGTATAGCAGCTGCACTGGTGCTACTTTTGGCTCTGATACTGGTAGCTCTGTACATCAACTACCATCCTACTGCTGCATCACCACTTTACCTCATCCAG agACGCAAGAGCTACTGGCCGTCCTTGAAGTTTCAGAAGAAACAACCTGGTTACACAGAAGTGGAAGGAGAGGGCCATGAAAAAGACAGCATTGTTGAAGCTGGGCCATGTTGA
- the arl5c gene encoding putative ADP-ribosylation factor-like protein 5C, with protein MGFLLTKMMAVFGDREHKVIIVGLDNAGKTTILYQFLTKEAVHTSPTIGSNVEQITIRKTHFLIWDIGGQESLRASWYSYYGNTEIVIVVVDSTDRERLTLTKDELHRMLAHEDLQNASILILANKQDVKGSMTAAEISQCLTLNSISSHSWHVQACCALTGEGLPASLDWMKSRVVAN; from the exons ATGGGGTTCCTTCTGACCAAGATGATGGCTGTGTTCGGTGACAGAG AGCACAAAGTCATCATTGTGGGTTTGGACAATGCTGGAAAGACAACTATCCTCTATCAGTT TCTGACAAAGGAAGCCGTCCACACATCACCAACCATCGGCAGCAACGTCGAGCAGATCACCATacgtaaaacacacttcttgATTTGGGATATTGGAGGACAGGAGAGCCTTCGAGCCAGCTGGTACTCGTACTACGGCAACACGGAG ATTGTCATTGTGGTCGTGGACAGCACCGACCGTGAGCGCCTCACTCTCACCAAAGACGAGCTGCACCGAATGCTCGCACATGAG GACCTACAGAATGCCTCCATTCTTATTTTGGCCAACAAACAAGACGTGAAGGGCTCCATGACGGCGGCAGAGATCTCCCAGTGCCTCACACTCAACTCCATCTCATCACACTCGTGGCATGTTCAAGCCTGCTGCGCCCTGACAGGAGAGGG TCTACCTGCCAGTCTGGACTGGATGAAGTCACGAGTTGTTGCGAACTAG